In Leptodesmis sichuanensis A121, the following are encoded in one genomic region:
- the psb34 gene encoding photosystem II assembly protein Psb34, whose translation MRYTVEDGGRLNNFAVEPKMYQAEPPTNTQKRNYIILGLGALLLVGGLIVVAASVS comes from the coding sequence ATGCGTTATACAGTTGAAGATGGTGGCCGCCTAAACAACTTTGCCGTAGAGCCGAAGATGTACCAGGCAGAGCCTCCCACAAATACTCAAAAGCGGAACTACATTATCCTTGGATTAGGTGCTCTGCTGTTGGTGGGTGGCCTGATTGTGGTTGCAGCTTCTGTCTCCTAA
- a CDS encoding thiazole synthase: MQTLEKTFDRPLERPLAIAGRIFHSRLMTGTGKYRNFDEMRQSIAASGSEIVTVAVRRVQTNAPGHEGLAEALDWTKIWMLPNTAGCQTAEEAIRVARLGREMAKLLGQEDNNFVKLEVIPDTQYLLPDPIGTLEAAEQLVKEGFAVLPYINADPLLAKRLEEAGCATVMPLGSPIGSGQGLKNAANIQIIIENAKIPVVVDAGIGVPSEAAQAMELGADALLINTAIAQAQNPVAMARAMKLATEAGYLAHQAGRIPIKAYASASSPLTGTVK; the protein is encoded by the coding sequence ATGCAAACTCTGGAAAAAACATTTGATCGCCCATTAGAAAGGCCATTGGCGATCGCGGGGCGAATCTTTCACTCCCGATTGATGACGGGCACAGGAAAATATCGGAATTTTGACGAAATGCGGCAGAGCATTGCTGCCAGTGGTAGCGAGATTGTAACGGTCGCCGTACGTCGGGTACAGACGAATGCTCCTGGCCATGAAGGACTGGCTGAAGCCCTGGATTGGACAAAGATCTGGATGCTGCCCAACACGGCAGGGTGTCAAACGGCTGAGGAAGCCATTCGGGTGGCTCGCTTGGGTCGGGAGATGGCAAAACTTTTGGGCCAGGAAGATAACAATTTTGTCAAACTGGAAGTCATTCCCGATACCCAGTACCTGCTCCCCGACCCCATTGGCACTCTGGAAGCTGCCGAACAGTTGGTTAAGGAAGGCTTTGCTGTTTTGCCTTACATCAATGCCGATCCCTTACTGGCGAAACGCCTGGAAGAGGCGGGCTGCGCCACGGTGATGCCTTTGGGATCGCCGATCGGTTCTGGTCAAGGCTTGAAAAATGCCGCCAATATCCAAATCATTATCGAGAATGCCAAAATTCCTGTCGTTGTCGATGCTGGGATTGGAGTCCCCAGCGAAGCCGCTCAAGCGATGGAACTGGGCGCAGATGCCTTATTGATTAATACTGCGATCGCCCAGGCTCAAAATCCGGTTGCTATGGCACGAGCGATGAAACTGGCCACAGAAGCCGGATATTTGGCTCACCAGGCCGGACGCATTCCCATCAAAGCCTATGCCAGCGCCAGTTCACCCCTTACCGGAACCGTGAAGTAA
- a CDS encoding acyl-CoA desaturase, translating into MTSNTVTNDSLKQSFTFSWISVAFFATIHALALLAPWFFSWSALAVAIALHWLFGSIGICLGYHRLLTHRSLQVPKPLEYAIALIGAMAVQGGPIFWVSGHRAHHLHTEDIDKDPYSARRGFWWSHMGWLFYQRPEVFDYNIYRQYAPDLEKQAFYRWLNRYFLLLQIPLGIGLYLLGGWSFVIYGLFVRAVTLWHSTWLINSATHMTGYRSHESSDNSRNLWWAAILTYGEGWHNNHHAYPNVAKAGWKWWEIDMTWWAIVLLQRLGLARRVIMPPQA; encoded by the coding sequence ATGACTTCTAATACGGTAACAAACGACTCTCTGAAGCAGTCGTTTACTTTTAGTTGGATCAGTGTGGCATTTTTTGCCACAATTCATGCTCTGGCACTGCTGGCTCCCTGGTTTTTCTCGTGGTCAGCGCTGGCAGTAGCGATCGCCCTGCACTGGTTATTTGGCAGCATTGGGATTTGTCTCGGCTACCATCGTTTGCTGACTCATCGCAGTTTGCAGGTACCCAAGCCACTGGAATATGCGATCGCCCTGATCGGTGCGATGGCGGTTCAGGGAGGGCCAATTTTCTGGGTTTCTGGCCACCGTGCCCATCACCTGCACACCGAAGATATTGACAAAGATCCCTACTCTGCACGCCGAGGATTCTGGTGGAGCCACATGGGTTGGTTGTTCTACCAACGGCCAGAAGTCTTCGACTACAACATTTACCGCCAATATGCCCCTGATTTAGAGAAGCAGGCATTTTACCGCTGGCTCAATCGCTACTTCCTGCTGCTGCAAATTCCTCTGGGAATTGGCCTCTATCTGCTGGGCGGTTGGTCATTTGTAATTTATGGCCTGTTTGTGAGAGCCGTTACCCTCTGGCACAGTACCTGGTTAATTAACTCCGCCACCCACATGACGGGCTATCGCAGCCACGAATCCAGCGATAATTCCCGCAATCTCTGGTGGGCGGCAATTCTCACCTATGGCGAAGGGTGGCACAACAATCACCATGCTTACCCCAATGTTGCTAAGGCTGGCTGGAAATGGTGGGAAATTGACATGACTTGGTGGGCGATCGTCCTGCTGCAACGACTGGGATTAGCCCGTCGCGTGATTATGCCTCCACAAGCTTAA
- a CDS encoding sensor histidine kinase has protein sequence MLPLKLLINPKDWHLSTFWLVVLLFAIVLLLEYTTSSDYVFGYLYIGPILLASTHLGRRTTFTLTAAACILTMVNAWLPDTRYVEIPVVASRTIATLALIVTGVLSDRNKLFQQTVLQQQAKIQTQEKLAHVREDFASTLTHDLKTPLLGAIETLKAFQQGSFGEVQATQQTVLATIIRSHQNTLQMVETLLDVYRNDNEGLQLHLASVDLVRLVEEIITTLTDLAASRRVYISVNYGASDFRRFLWVQGDALQLQRVITNLLTNAINHSPRGGKVEVMMETNSSYQIIKVTDQGAGVKAAEIPHLFERFYQGQSDRQAKGSGLGLYLTRQIIEAHGGTIWAENRPPQGAIFAFRLPALPSPTPDLT, from the coding sequence ATGCTGCCATTGAAACTGTTAATTAATCCTAAAGATTGGCATCTGAGTACCTTCTGGCTAGTGGTTCTACTATTCGCGATCGTTCTGCTACTGGAGTACACCACTTCCTCAGACTACGTATTTGGCTACCTTTACATTGGCCCGATCCTGTTGGCCAGCACCCATCTAGGTCGACGTACCACCTTTACCCTGACCGCTGCTGCCTGCATTCTGACAATGGTCAATGCCTGGCTTCCGGATACGCGGTATGTGGAAATTCCAGTTGTTGCCAGTCGAACCATTGCAACTTTGGCTTTGATCGTGACGGGAGTATTGAGCGATCGCAATAAATTATTTCAACAAACCGTTTTGCAACAGCAAGCCAAAATTCAGACCCAGGAAAAACTCGCCCATGTCCGAGAAGACTTTGCCTCCACCCTCACCCATGACCTGAAAACTCCTTTGCTAGGAGCGATTGAAACCTTGAAGGCATTTCAGCAGGGCAGTTTTGGTGAGGTTCAAGCAACCCAACAAACGGTTTTGGCAACGATCATTCGTAGCCATCAGAATACACTTCAAATGGTAGAAACCTTGCTGGATGTCTATCGTAACGATAATGAGGGGTTGCAACTGCATCTTGCATCCGTTGATCTGGTCAGACTTGTAGAAGAAATCATCACAACATTGACTGACTTGGCTGCAAGTCGCAGAGTCTATATTTCGGTGAACTATGGAGCGTCTGATTTCCGCAGGTTTCTGTGGGTGCAGGGCGATGCCCTTCAACTGCAGCGAGTGATTACCAATCTTTTAACGAACGCCATCAATCATTCTCCCCGTGGTGGCAAGGTTGAAGTCATGATGGAGACAAATTCCTCTTACCAGATTATTAAAGTCACAGATCAGGGGGCAGGGGTCAAGGCAGCGGAAATCCCTCACCTGTTTGAGCGGTTTTATCAAGGGCAGAGCGATCGGCAGGCCAAAGGCTCAGGACTGGGATTGTACCTGACCCGGCAAATTATCGAGGCGCATGGCGGTACAATTTGGGCAGAAAACCGTCCCCCCCAGGGAGCGATCTTTGCCTTTCGATTACCCGCTTTGCCCTCCCCTACTCCTGACCTAACCTGA
- a CDS encoding 2Fe-2S iron-sulfur cluster-binding protein produces MPTIQAQGKTFVCETGANLRQVLLKNGVQVYNGGANIINCHGFGTCGTCAVALEGAVSEMGLREKTRLSLPPHTLSQNRRLSCQVKVLGDLKVTKYDGFWGQGDQVVWTAEG; encoded by the coding sequence ATGCCAACCATCCAAGCTCAAGGAAAAACCTTTGTCTGTGAAACTGGGGCCAACCTCCGTCAGGTTTTGCTGAAAAACGGGGTGCAGGTTTACAACGGCGGGGCTAATATAATTAACTGCCACGGCTTTGGCACCTGTGGCACTTGTGCGGTTGCCCTTGAAGGGGCGGTTTCAGAAATGGGATTGCGAGAAAAGACGCGCCTGTCCCTGCCACCTCATACTCTGAGTCAAAATCGGCGATTGTCCTGTCAGGTAAAGGTTTTAGGTGATCTGAAAGTGACTAAATACGATGGCTTTTGGGGACAGGGAGATCAGGTGGTGTGGACAGCAGAAGGGTAG
- a CDS encoding FHA domain-containing protein — protein sequence MLNLKPSGRFDQRTLTFLEENPSISETLMAELGPNISEVATIIEPILEAPKRCGISRYYIQAVAAGRTAFLTTNLPHVTSSCVPGNTTSWVVGRSHNCAIAILDKAVSRCHAVIGHQPGEGFHIRDLGSSNGTFVNRSRLTPLEQRFLCDGDLLEFSKFRVEFFISGWSAATVVTYDTHY from the coding sequence ATGCTGAATCTGAAGCCTTCTGGTCGGTTTGACCAACGTACTTTAACCTTTCTTGAGGAAAACCCATCTATTTCGGAAACGTTGATGGCAGAGCTTGGGCCTAATATTTCTGAGGTTGCCACCATCATTGAACCGATTCTAGAGGCACCAAAGCGTTGCGGAATTAGCCGATACTACATTCAGGCCGTTGCTGCGGGCCGTACAGCTTTTCTCACCACTAACCTGCCCCATGTTACGTCAAGCTGTGTACCAGGAAATACGACCAGTTGGGTCGTTGGGCGTAGTCATAATTGCGCGATCGCGATTCTGGACAAAGCCGTTTCTCGTTGTCATGCGGTGATTGGCCATCAACCGGGCGAAGGTTTCCATATTCGGGATTTGGGCAGTAGCAATGGCACGTTCGTCAATCGTTCCCGCCTCACCCCATTAGAACAGCGGTTCTTATGCGATGGGGATTTACTGGAATTTAGCAAGTTCCGGGTGGAATTCTTTATTTCCGGGTGGTCTGCCGCCACAGTTGTCACCTATGACACTCACTATTAA
- a CDS encoding ATP-binding protein, whose translation MVANPFTPVNLVGRQAELHQISQVLTEDGDLLIAGVPGSGRRTLIRHAAREVGARMIEIDCLRATQSSRFLTLLAEGILVAFEAPEELTLIQKWSDRHPVVLEQSSSGRSRLVWNISPKEEWTLFQALLMLPQHLAEWLGCRVVIVFQNFPHIRSWDRSEQWENYLRQEIQQQSRVSYALIATFAESWVQQSNMQIVLLGPLQADDVATWLVETMATQHLKLDSQALDLFVNYVQGDMGTAITLARRLWLDHQVSEFERSAIEHPDPTPFATLASNLQSPIAILQPHQIYRSTLTLVEDLSLTFESLLMLLPSSQVRVLESLALDPTDSPHAREYIQKHHLSRGGGLQGALASLQQKGLVYGPEYGYQITMPLLAFWLKHRLA comes from the coding sequence ATGGTTGCCAACCCCTTCACTCCTGTAAATTTAGTGGGTCGGCAGGCAGAACTGCATCAGATCAGTCAGGTACTGACCGAGGATGGTGATCTTTTGATAGCGGGAGTACCGGGAAGTGGTCGCCGCACCTTAATTCGCCATGCGGCCCGCGAGGTCGGAGCCAGGATGATTGAAATCGATTGTCTGCGGGCCACCCAGAGTAGTCGCTTTCTCACGTTGCTGGCTGAGGGAATTTTGGTAGCATTTGAGGCTCCAGAGGAATTGACCCTGATTCAGAAGTGGAGCGATCGCCATCCTGTGGTGCTGGAGCAATCCAGTAGTGGGCGATCGCGGCTGGTCTGGAATATTTCCCCTAAAGAAGAATGGACATTATTTCAGGCACTGCTCATGCTGCCTCAACACCTTGCCGAGTGGCTCGGCTGCCGGGTTGTCATTGTGTTTCAGAACTTTCCTCACATTCGCTCCTGGGATCGTTCCGAGCAATGGGAGAACTATCTCCGTCAGGAAATTCAGCAACAGAGCCGGGTCAGCTATGCTTTGATTGCTACTTTCGCTGAAAGTTGGGTGCAGCAAAGCAATATGCAGATCGTTTTGTTGGGGCCGTTACAAGCAGACGACGTGGCAACCTGGTTGGTAGAGACAATGGCCACGCAGCATCTCAAATTAGATTCCCAGGCCCTCGACTTATTCGTGAATTACGTCCAGGGAGACATGGGAACTGCTATTACCCTGGCTCGTCGTCTCTGGCTTGACCATCAGGTGTCCGAGTTCGAGCGATCAGCGATCGAACATCCTGACCCAACCCCATTTGCAACTCTTGCCTCCAATCTCCAATCCCCGATCGCCATCCTCCAACCTCACCAGATCTATCGCAGTACCCTGACCCTGGTTGAAGATCTGTCCCTGACTTTTGAATCCCTGTTAATGTTGTTGCCTTCTAGCCAGGTAAGAGTGCTAGAAAGCCTTGCCCTTGACCCTACCGACAGCCCCCATGCCCGCGAATACATCCAGAAACATCACCTCTCTCGTGGTGGTGGACTACAAGGAGCACTCGCCAGCCTGCAACAAAAAGGGTTGGTGTACGGCCCGGAGTATGGCTATCAAATTACAATGCCGCTGCTGGCCTTCTGGCTGAAGCATCGGTTGGCGTGA
- a CDS encoding YbjN domain-containing protein produces the protein MVQSLPNDELTAQAVDSIAASNLLEVIETVITSLESDSTAMVHHDETAHLWKFKYGTVEVFVQLTGLSEEDTLTVWSTVLKLPTKDDSKLARQLLEQNWTSTMEARFAIVNNEVVVVTSRSLADLSPGEISRAITLVATIADESDEPLQQEFGR, from the coding sequence ATGGTTCAGTCACTCCCCAATGACGAATTAACCGCTCAAGCGGTGGATAGTATTGCCGCCAGCAATCTCTTAGAAGTGATTGAGACTGTGATTACCAGTCTGGAGAGCGACAGCACAGCGATGGTGCACCATGATGAAACTGCCCATTTATGGAAATTCAAATACGGCACCGTTGAGGTCTTTGTGCAATTGACTGGCCTATCGGAGGAAGACACATTGACCGTCTGGTCTACTGTGCTCAAACTCCCCACAAAAGACGACTCCAAACTCGCTCGTCAATTACTCGAGCAAAATTGGACGAGTACAATGGAGGCCCGATTTGCCATCGTAAACAATGAAGTGGTGGTGGTCACCAGTCGATCGCTGGCAGACCTGTCCCCCGGCGAAATCTCGCGCGCCATTACCCTGGTCGCCACGATCGCTGACGAAAGCGATGAGCCTTTACAGCAGGAATTTGGAAGATAA
- a CDS encoding response regulator transcription factor, giving the protein MPSLLHILLVEDDELFRLGLRVRLQQEPDLEVVAEAEDGETAIERIKRHPLDVVILDVGLPGIGGIETCRQIKQQHPDLPILILTSHTQKPLINRLIEAGAQGYCVKGSPAEVLMLAIRSIAAGASWWDPTATDEIRAAFQFRSSLPYQGFDSNEKTLTQREQEILTLIAQGRTNQEIADQLYITPGTVRVHVHTILHKLGVQDRTQAAIVALQKKLIPEDGRVGEWEG; this is encoded by the coding sequence ATGCCCTCGCTCCTGCACATTTTACTGGTTGAAGATGATGAACTCTTCCGCCTTGGTCTGCGGGTACGGTTGCAACAGGAACCTGATTTGGAAGTAGTGGCCGAAGCCGAAGATGGTGAAACGGCGATCGAACGGATCAAGCGACACCCACTGGATGTGGTGATTCTGGATGTGGGATTACCGGGAATCGGCGGCATTGAAACCTGTCGCCAGATCAAGCAACAACACCCTGACCTGCCAATCTTGATCCTTACCTCACACACCCAAAAGCCCTTGATTAATCGCTTAATTGAAGCCGGAGCGCAAGGGTATTGCGTCAAAGGTTCACCTGCAGAAGTTCTGATGTTAGCCATTCGCTCGATCGCAGCCGGAGCTTCCTGGTGGGATCCGACCGCTACAGATGAAATTCGTGCTGCTTTTCAGTTCCGTTCTTCCCTTCCCTACCAAGGCTTTGATAGTAACGAAAAAACTTTAACTCAACGAGAACAAGAAATTCTAACTCTGATTGCTCAAGGCAGGACCAATCAGGAGATTGCTGACCAGCTTTACATTACCCCTGGCACCGTACGAGTTCATGTCCACACGATTTTGCACAAACTGGGCGTGCAAGATCGGACTCAGGCCGCGATCGTAGCTTTGCAGAAAAAACTGATTCCAGAGGATGGGAGAGTGGGAGAGTGGGAGGGTTAG
- the cimA gene encoding citramalate synthase, producing the protein MTSETTHQIWIYDTTLRDGAQREGLTLSIEDKVRIARQLDRLGIPFIEGGWPGANPKDVQFFWQLHEAPLTQAELVAFCSTRRPGITAVDDPMLQPILSAGTRWITIFGKSWDLHVTEGLKTTLDENLAMIRDTIAYLRANGRRVIYDAEHWFDGYLHNREYALETLKAAIAAGAEWLVFCDTNGGTLPHEISRIIGEVKAWHTAVWGDTPLQMGIHAHNDSDTAVANSLAAVMQGVQMVQGTINGYGERCGNANLCSIIPNLQAKLGFSCLSPTQLANLTETSRFVSEVVNLAPNDHAPFVGLSAFAHKGGIHVSAVERNPLTYEHIAPEVVGNSRRIVISDQAGLSNILAKARSFGVELDKQDPACRQILQHLKTLESEGYQFEAAEASFELLLREVLGQRQLPFEVKGFQVHYDMVAGNNLLCTTSLATVKLAVDGQDILEAAEGNGPVAALDAALRKALINFYPEIATFYLTDYKVRILDGAAGTSAKTRVLIESSNGHQRWTTVGVSGNILEASYHAVVEGLEYGLLLRQQTRTALASS; encoded by the coding sequence ATGACTTCAGAGACAACCCATCAGATCTGGATCTACGACACCACCCTGCGAGACGGTGCCCAACGGGAAGGATTAACCCTATCGATCGAAGATAAAGTTCGGATTGCCCGCCAACTCGATCGCCTGGGAATTCCCTTTATTGAGGGGGGGTGGCCGGGAGCCAATCCCAAAGATGTGCAATTTTTCTGGCAACTTCACGAAGCACCGCTGACCCAGGCCGAATTGGTCGCATTCTGTTCCACACGCAGACCCGGAATTACGGCAGTGGATGACCCGATGCTACAGCCCATTCTGTCGGCAGGAACCCGGTGGATAACGATCTTTGGTAAATCCTGGGATTTGCACGTCACCGAGGGTCTAAAAACTACGCTGGATGAAAATCTGGCCATGATCCGGGACACGATCGCCTATTTGCGGGCTAATGGACGGCGGGTAATTTACGATGCGGAACACTGGTTTGATGGGTATCTGCACAACCGGGAGTATGCTCTAGAGACGTTAAAAGCAGCGATCGCGGCGGGGGCAGAATGGCTAGTCTTCTGTGACACCAACGGCGGTACCCTCCCCCATGAAATCAGCCGGATTATTGGTGAAGTCAAGGCATGGCATACCGCGGTATGGGGTGACACACCTTTACAAATGGGAATCCATGCTCATAACGATTCCGATACAGCGGTAGCAAATTCCCTGGCGGCGGTGATGCAGGGAGTGCAAATGGTGCAGGGAACAATCAACGGCTATGGAGAACGGTGTGGCAATGCCAACCTGTGTTCGATCATCCCCAATCTGCAAGCCAAACTGGGATTTTCCTGTCTGTCGCCAACTCAATTAGCAAATCTTACGGAAACCAGTCGCTTTGTCAGTGAAGTGGTCAATCTGGCTCCCAATGACCATGCTCCCTTTGTCGGACTTTCGGCTTTTGCTCATAAGGGCGGTATTCATGTCAGTGCCGTCGAACGCAATCCGCTTACTTACGAGCACATTGCGCCGGAAGTCGTCGGCAATTCTCGTCGGATTGTCATTTCAGATCAGGCAGGACTGAGCAATATCCTGGCTAAAGCCCGTAGCTTTGGGGTAGAGCTAGATAAACAGGATCCGGCTTGCCGTCAGATCCTGCAACATCTCAAGACATTGGAAAGCGAAGGATATCAGTTTGAAGCGGCTGAAGCCAGTTTTGAGTTGCTGCTGCGAGAAGTTTTAGGTCAACGGCAGTTACCTTTTGAGGTGAAAGGTTTTCAGGTGCATTACGACATGGTCGCAGGCAACAATTTACTGTGTACCACGTCTCTGGCTACTGTGAAACTGGCGGTTGATGGACAGGATATTTTGGAAGCGGCTGAAGGGAATGGCCCGGTTGCGGCTCTGGATGCGGCTCTACGAAAAGCCTTAATCAATTTTTATCCTGAGATCGCGACCTTCTACCTAACCGATTATAAAGTGCGGATTTTAGATGGGGCCGCTGGCACCTCTGCCAAAACTCGCGTTCTCATTGAATCTAGCAACGGCCACCAGCGCTGGACAACGGTTGGGGTTTCCGGCAATATTCTGGAAGCATCTTATCACGCCGTTGTGGAAGGACTGGAGTATGGGCTGCTGTTACGGCAACAGACCCGAACGGCTCTAGCTTCTTCCTGA
- a CDS encoding TetR family transcriptional regulator yields the protein MLLASIYPMPSLQNPTRQRLIHTALELFASQGVTTTTTKQIAEAAGVNEVTLFRHFGSKHGLLLAVIEEAAVFTQLGQTLVQQANQTGNIYQALKDYATACLHALDRVPEVVRSVVGEAGQFPAENRAALGRGFTQANHYVAEYFQTVIDRGQLHSYLTAEKLASLLNGMLLGYAVIEFTSEFHELWQDREDFLENLVTLFLHGAVSPTSLLPPLTTPAIQKATNLTPAVEKVADLSTDLVHKILRQTKNLGLQDYALTYVLFGAGLSATEMTRLERSHYFHDAHQQYLQITGDRERQVPINQWILGKRYGSYLRNPLTQWLKSRKDNQTALFLNSQGQPLSEPELRQQWQLWTEGLLTPEGRSPAIEQAQQTWCVEMVMRGMSLEDLSILTGWDQASLQPFANRAREKAALEAALRLDQKGG from the coding sequence GTGTTACTTGCATCTATTTACCCCATGCCTTCACTCCAAAACCCAACCCGGCAACGGTTGATTCACACGGCGCTGGAATTGTTTGCCTCTCAGGGGGTGACCACAACAACTACCAAACAAATTGCAGAAGCGGCAGGTGTCAATGAAGTGACGCTGTTTCGTCACTTTGGCAGTAAACACGGACTGCTGCTGGCGGTCATTGAAGAAGCGGCTGTTTTCACTCAACTGGGACAGACCCTGGTGCAGCAGGCAAATCAAACCGGGAATATCTACCAGGCGCTAAAGGATTATGCAACGGCCTGTTTACATGCCCTCGATCGCGTTCCTGAAGTGGTGCGATCGGTTGTCGGAGAAGCGGGACAGTTTCCTGCCGAAAATCGGGCGGCGCTGGGTCGGGGCTTCACTCAGGCCAACCATTATGTCGCTGAATATTTTCAAACGGTGATCGATCGCGGCCAATTACACTCTTACCTGACGGCTGAAAAACTGGCCAGTTTATTGAATGGGATGCTGCTAGGTTATGCCGTGATTGAATTCACTAGCGAGTTTCACGAACTCTGGCAAGACCGGGAAGATTTTTTAGAAAATTTAGTAACCTTATTTTTACACGGCGCTGTATCTCCCACCTCACTTCTGCCGCCGCTGACCACTCCTGCTATTCAGAAAGCCACCAACTTAACTCCTGCGGTCGAGAAAGTTGCTGATTTATCTACAGATTTGGTGCATAAAATTTTGCGACAAACTAAAAATTTGGGTTTACAAGACTATGCGCTGACCTATGTTCTATTTGGAGCCGGGTTAAGTGCTACTGAGATGACTCGATTGGAGCGATCGCATTACTTTCATGATGCCCACCAGCAATATTTACAGATTACGGGCGATCGCGAACGACAAGTTCCCATTAACCAGTGGATTTTGGGTAAACGGTATGGCTCTTATCTGCGTAACCCCTTAACCCAATGGTTAAAAAGCCGCAAAGATAACCAGACTGCGCTATTTCTCAACTCCCAGGGGCAACCGCTTTCAGAGCCGGAATTACGCCAACAGTGGCAACTCTGGACAGAAGGATTATTGACTCCCGAAGGACGATCGCCCGCGATCGAACAGGCACAGCAAACCTGGTGTGTCGAAATGGTAATGCGAGGCATGAGCTTGGAAGATTTATCCATTCTCACTGGATGGGATCAAGCTTCACTGCAACCCTTTGCCAATCGGGCGAGAGAAAAAGCTGCGCTAGAAGCCGCTTTGAGATTAGATCAGAAAGGGGGGTAA
- a CDS encoding lipid-A-disaccharide synthase-related protein — protein sequence MLPSHLPRYSAHDRLLCLSNGHGEDVIAVRILQALQDQPQTPKLAALPLVGEGRAYQQLGIPLIGPVKAMPSGGFIYMDGRQFARDVRGGLVQLTFHQFQAIRHWAKQGGSILAVGDIVPLVLAWLSGIPYAFVGTAKSEYYLRDETGRLFPQTFLDGWSGSVYYPWERWLMSRPRCQAIFPRDRITTRILQKWDIPAFDLGNPMMDGLEPKVSQAQMDSVPVPVGRQITSSARETSSLLTAPSESVLTRSQSQQAILTITLLPGSRSPEAYENWQRILQAVNGIIAMAAPEPVVFLAAITPSLSLESFSYPLRLQGWQPIPAAQLDQAALQAFPDSTAQWFIRNQAVLGLSQHAYGDCLHRGDCAIAMAGTATEQFVGLGKPAITLPGKGPQFTPTFAEAQTRLLGESVCLVADPADVAATLHRLLTDAAALERIAANGRDRMGMPGAAGRIAQCLMQQFQTV from the coding sequence TTGCTACCGTCTCATTTGCCTCGCTATTCCGCTCACGACAGACTGCTGTGCCTTAGTAATGGACATGGGGAAGATGTCATTGCTGTGCGAATCCTGCAAGCCCTGCAAGACCAGCCGCAGACTCCTAAACTAGCTGCTTTACCCTTGGTTGGCGAGGGACGCGCCTATCAGCAGTTGGGAATTCCTCTGATTGGGCCAGTTAAGGCCATGCCATCCGGTGGCTTTATTTATATGGATGGGCGGCAGTTTGCTAGAGATGTGCGAGGTGGACTGGTGCAGTTAACCTTCCATCAGTTCCAGGCAATTCGTCATTGGGCCAAACAGGGAGGTAGTATTTTAGCAGTCGGAGATATTGTGCCACTGGTGCTGGCCTGGTTGAGTGGAATCCCTTATGCATTTGTCGGGACGGCAAAGTCAGAATATTATCTCCGGGATGAAACAGGGCGGCTGTTTCCCCAGACTTTTTTAGATGGCTGGTCGGGATCGGTGTATTACCCCTGGGAACGCTGGTTAATGAGTCGGCCCCGGTGTCAAGCCATCTTTCCCAGAGACAGGATCACGACCCGGATTTTGCAGAAATGGGACATTCCAGCTTTTGACCTGGGTAATCCCATGATGGATGGATTAGAACCCAAAGTATCTCAAGCCCAGATGGATAGTGTCCCGGTGCCAGTTGGCAGGCAGATCACCAGTAGTGCACGGGAGACCTCATCGCTACTAACTGCACCATCAGAGAGCGTTTTAACCCGTTCTCAATCTCAACAAGCAATACTAACGATTACCCTGCTGCCCGGTTCCCGATCGCCGGAAGCTTACGAAAACTGGCAACGCATTCTGCAGGCTGTCAATGGCATCATCGCCATGGCTGCTCCTGAGCCTGTCGTATTTTTAGCGGCAATTACTCCCAGTTTGAGTCTGGAATCTTTCAGCTACCCCTTGAGATTACAAGGTTGGCAACCCATTCCAGCCGCCCAACTGGATCAGGCTGCCCTACAAGCCTTTCCCGACTCGACGGCGCAGTGGTTTATCCGGAATCAGGCCGTTCTAGGGTTAAGTCAGCACGCCTATGGGGATTGTTTACATCGGGGAGATTGCGCGATCGCAATGGCAGGCACCGCAACGGAACAATTTGTGGGATTGGGCAAACCTGCGATCACCCTACCGGGCAAAGGTCCCCAATTTACTCCTACCTTTGCGGAAGCTCAGACCCGGTTGCTGGGGGAATCGGTGTGCTTAGTGGCTGATCCAGCTGATGTTGCCGCCACCCTTCATCGTCTCCTGACCGATGCAGCCGCTTTGGAACGGATTGCTGCCAACGGTCGCGATCGCATGGGAATGCCAGGAGCCGCAGGCCGCATTGCTCAATGCTTGATGCAGCAGTTCCAGACTGTATAG